The DNA window TCCACCTATCCAGTACTGATGCCATCTGCACTATTCGTAGTCAGCGAGGAAGGTTACTGGGGCGAGGAATGTATCGAGCCGCTCACCACACTCACCGACGCGGGCGTCGACATCGAGGTCGCCACACCGAGTGGCAGCCCACCGGTCATCGACGAGCGCTCCGTCGACCCCGAGGAGGTCGGCGAGGAGACCGCCGAACGCTGTATGTCGGTCCACGAGAACGACGAGCGCCTGAACGACCCGACGCCCATCGCGCAGGTCGACGCCGGCGACTACGACGCCGTCGTCTTCCCGGGCGGCCACGGCACCGAGTGGGACGTCAACCAGGACCGTGACGCGCGCCGGCTCCTGCGGGACGCCGTGGCCCACGAGGACGGCAAAGCGATGGTCGTCTGTCACGCCGTCGGCATCCTGGCCTTTACCAGGGAGAGCACCGGCGACTTCCTCGTCGACGGACGCTCCGTGACTGGGTTCCCCAACGAGTGGGAGGAGGGTATCGTCGACGACAACGGCCGGATGCCCGACGGCCGCAAGCTCCCCTACTGGGTCGAGGACGAGGTGAAAGCCGCCGGGGGCGAGTGGGACGCCGAACTCGACGAAGACACCAGCGTCACCGTCGACGGCGACCTCGTCACGGCCCGGGGCCCGCCCTCCTCGGCCGAGGCCGCCCGGACCCTGCTCGAGGAGCTCGGCGTCGAGCAGCCGGCCTAAGCCGGACAGACACTGTCCCCGTCAGCGTTTACTCCCCACCCGCCGAGAACCACCGTATGGCACTCGAACGGCGCGGTGACGCCTCGCTGGTCACCCACGCGCTCGCGAGAGACGAGCTCTCACGGCTGCGCGAGAAAGACACCGAACAGGTCGAGTTCCGGAAGGGGCTCGTCCGACTGGGCCACCTCTGTGGCTACGAGATAATCGACGGGCGCATGGAGACCGAGTACGTCGAGATAGAGACGCCGCTGACGACGACGATGGGCGAGCGCGTGACGGGGCTTGACGACGTGGTCATCGTCAACGTTCTCCGGGCAGCGACCCCCTTCGTCGAGGGGTTGCTCAAGGCGTTCCCCCGGGCCCGCCAGGGCGTCATCTCGGCGAGTCGGGACGAGTCGACCGGGATGAACGAGGACGGCCAGTTCCCCATCTCCGTCGACTACGTGAAACTGCCCGACATCGAGCCCGACGACACCGTCATCGTCGCCGACCCGATGCTGGCGACGGGCTCTACCATGTCGGCGGTCCTCGAACACATCACCGACCAGGGGGCTGACCCCGACGGCCTCATCGTCCTCTCGGCGGTGGCGGCCCCGCCCGGCATCGTCCGTGTGGCCGACTCGTTCCCCGAGGTCGACCTGTTGACCGTCGCCATCGACGACGAACTCAACGAGGAGGGCTTTATCGTCCCGGGGCTGGGCGATGCCGGAGACCGGGCGTTCCGGACGACCTGACCCCGGTAGTCCGAGTCGAAACCGCTTTTAGGTGGGTGTGTCTATGACGGATATCTCGGTCGTTCGCGGCGTTTCGAACCCCCTTTCTTCCGCTGGAAACCCGTAGACAGCGGTGGTTTTTCTCTCCATCCGAAATGTAGAATCGTTTTGGGCATTAGCTTTCAAGTTGCCGTCAGTATCGACGTCGGCCCGACCTGTCGCGCTCAGTGG is part of the Haloarcula salinisoli genome and encodes:
- a CDS encoding type 1 glutamine amidotransferase domain-containing protein; amino-acid sequence: MPSALFVVSEEGYWGEECIEPLTTLTDAGVDIEVATPSGSPPVIDERSVDPEEVGEETAERCMSVHENDERLNDPTPIAQVDAGDYDAVVFPGGHGTEWDVNQDRDARRLLRDAVAHEDGKAMVVCHAVGILAFTRESTGDFLVDGRSVTGFPNEWEEGIVDDNGRMPDGRKLPYWVEDEVKAAGGEWDAELDEDTSVTVDGDLVTARGPPSSAEAARTLLEELGVEQPA
- the upp gene encoding uracil phosphoribosyltransferase is translated as MALERRGDASLVTHALARDELSRLREKDTEQVEFRKGLVRLGHLCGYEIIDGRMETEYVEIETPLTTTMGERVTGLDDVVIVNVLRAATPFVEGLLKAFPRARQGVISASRDESTGMNEDGQFPISVDYVKLPDIEPDDTVIVADPMLATGSTMSAVLEHITDQGADPDGLIVLSAVAAPPGIVRVADSFPEVDLLTVAIDDELNEEGFIVPGLGDAGDRAFRTT